A segment of the Salvelinus sp. IW2-2015 linkage group LG23, ASM291031v2, whole genome shotgun sequence genome:
gagtatttaactgtcttaaaatacagttcaatttctttttgtagggtaagaaaatKtgtttttttgtttgtaaatgtacatttgtgtatatgaaatttggccaaaataataatgaaatgaattacataaaaatgtttcagcttatttctatcgcatgtaaagaatccaagcagtacatctctccacaatagtgtaaaatcttcataaatgtgttcaattataaatctactgatgtcttgccacagttttcttacatgaatacaatgccaaaaaagatgcaacactgtttctgggtggtcattacaaaaggagcaatttgagttgatgttttccttaaacttcttcatatagtggataggcaggataatatttatgaataattttaaaggaaacttccttaatttagttaacaagtaggtatgtggcaacatccaaactttttcccaacagatattatcaataaatccattccaataaggcatgacataaggtatagatacaacatcctgctgaaacaaggttcgtatcgctctgttgttgaatggaccaaaagagaaacaMatctttcctactgatgagtcaacaggcgTGCCTCTCACTCTCAAGCACCGGGATCTGAAGGATGTGGCGTGCTTAACCACACTCCTAACACTAAagctgctacatccatttttgtttttgtttcaatttaactaggcatgtcagttaaaaacaaactcttatttacaatgacggcctacctgggaacagtgggttaactgccttgttcaggggaagaacgacagMTTTTTAACGtgccagcttggggattcgattcagcaacctttcggttactggcccaacgctctaaccactatagGCTATCTgcttgattcttgaagaatgtaaYTTACAAATGCCTCCTGAGGTTAGTTCAACCtttgtaccccatcagaagccagaatataagcttgttttactccaatgcttTAAATTATgaccaaaaagtatatttttgtttttatggaTTTTTATGGTATAGRcaatttttactttgtggctgcggtaactagtgacaaccgggCACCCAGCTCACGCCCGGGACGCATCCCGGTTCTAAAACGAATCCAATACCTTTTTACCCAGTTCAAACTCCTCCCATCGAAGCGCACAAGTCATAAACAACgcgaatttctacaatttatcttcttaaaatatgattttaaacctaaactaaaccctaacccctaaccttaaccacaYTGCTAACATTAKGCCTAACCCTAACSTTAAatttagaccaaaaagcaaatgtttgttttcaggaATCTTTACGATTTagcccattttgactttgtggctgtggtaactagtggaaatcATGAGGGGTTGGGAGCGTTTGTAATCTGTTGTTTAGTCTTGCCTCTACAACATTTCGTTGATGTAAAAATTGTGAACTAAGTGGCGCTTATTGACCGTATACAGGGTTACAATGCATTATTTAATAGGGAATTTCTCCAAATGGCGGGGAATAACACATTTCATTTCAGACAGGCAAATTATGGgacaactatagtttgtaaaaCTAGGTCGACGTGAATTGGCCAACCCCTGCACGTCTGTAATTGGTCGATTTTAGGAAGACTGCCTAAAAATCGTAACCTTATTGGTTCTGAGGCCTGTCTAAGTGTGTAGCCTCTTAGCAAAGCTAAAACAACCCTTTGAACCTTCCAACCTGCGTGAGATTGAGCTGTTGAGCTCGAAGTTAAACGGAGTTTGTTGTGTGCAGCGAGCTTGCAATCATAGTGAAATTCACACAGAACTGGTTGTTTTATGAATTTTGGAGAGGCTTTTCTCCCAAacataatatatttatttcaacAGTGAAAATAATATTAGCGAACAAATAAGCTATCAACGAAGCAGATGCTGCGGGGAACGCCAGTAACTCGGGAGGGAGTGTGGCAGTGACAGTTCAGCTTCACGGGAAGGCGGGGGAACGGTGAGCTGAGACTTGTTGTTGATAAACATACAGTTGCCTCATCCTGTAGCTAGACGGCAAGTTTGTGTTCTTGYATTTTACTTCGTCGCATTTATTCATGAACGCAAAGAGGTGGATTCGTGGAAAATATCGCCATTCATTAACAGTATTTAGGAAGCGTGTTCACGCGCAGAAGGAGGCATTGAGGAGATGGTTTACATTTCTTCATTGTAGACGTACACTCAACGTTTGCTGCCTCCAATAACTTCTACTAGCCTATATCCAGTGACATGTATGCATTTTGGGGACTTCTTATAGAATATCATGCAGGCACAAATCAAGTTGTCAGTAGATGGCAAGTTTTACAAGTTGTCATATTTTGAATGAGTGCTTGAAATAGCCAGGAAAGCAGAAACTGAAAACAATTGTCAAATTGAARAAAATGATAAATATTATGATTTATAAATTTCAGAGATCATTGTAATAAtctatttttgtgtgttttcagtATGGTGGTCCCATGTCAGCACCAAAAATATTGAGTGGAAGATGATAAAGATGTCTGTTGAAAAAGAGACTGTTCCAACCAGAAGTACGAAAGTGGACCCAGCACCACCTCTGCCACCCCAAAAACTCTCAGAATGCATTGGAAGCTGCAACAATACCACCAAAGTCCCAGAGGTCACTCTGGCCAACCCAGATAGCACTGATGGTGCTTCTACCTGCCCCATGCCAGACAGTGGGGCCCAAACCAAGCACAGCAGGTCTGCTGACCCCAATGACCAGACAGAGAGTGTTGGAAAGGAGGCCATGGTGACTGAGCAGCACCTTAACCCMAAAAATGGCTTGCAGCAGCccaaacagcagcagcagaaactCTCAAAGCGTCGCAGCACAATGAATGCAGGGTTCAAGCATCCAGCAGGTAAGAGACGACGACGGGCCAACTCTGAGAGTGACTCGGTTCTGCCCACCAACTTCCTGCTGGGAGGAAACATATTTGACCCGCTGAACCTCAACAGTCTGTTGGATGAGGACGTGAACAGGGCCCTGAACGCTGAGACACCCAGGTCCTCCCCGCTGCCTGCCAAGAACCGCGACCCTGTAGAGATCCTCATTCCCAGGGATATCACTGACCCTCTCAACCTTAACAGCAGGATGGGAGGTAGGGGCCTCCTTGTGTCGCCCTTTAAGAGTGGCGGCAGGAGGAGACACCGCAACAGAcaccatggaggaggtggtggggggtYGTCAGTCTCCGGGTTGGACCAGTCAGATTCAGAGAGAAGTGGTGAAGTGACCAACACCACTGCTTCTTCTCTATCTAACCTGGCATCTGCTAGTGCTGCGTCTGCCTCAGTTTTYGAAGCACCCAGTGTCCCAGCCATCTTGGACCCCTGTGGTGGTGATGGTAACGAGATCAACCCCTCCAACAGCAGGGATGAGGCCACGCTCACTGTATCAGCCCCCCAGGCCCAGCCTCGAGCCCCGGAAGACTCCTCGGCAGCCACATCCGGAGGCTCGAACCAGCTCACTAGCCGGCCACGCAAACGCAGACGCAACTCTAGTAAAACAGACCCTCCTATGGCCCAATCTACTCCTATGTCCAGGTCAGGGACGGAGGAGAAGGGCCGTGGAGCTGGGCCCGGGAGAAACGCACAGTCCTCCTTCCAAACCCCAGTGGTAGGTCYGAGGGGGTCCTCCCAGCAACAGCAGCCCCACAACCAGCACAAACGACAGCAGCACCAAGGCAACAAAAAGAAGTTCCAGTATGGGAACTACAACAAGTACTATGGTTACCGCAAcccaggctgttctgaggacccGCGGTTCCGTTGTCTGCGTCCAGAGTGGTTCCAGGGTAAAGCAGTGCTGGACCTGGGCTGCAACACGGGTCACCTGACACTGTGTATTGCTAAGAAGTTGCGGCCCGCACGCATATTGGGGTTGGACATTGACGGGGGTCTGGTGCACGCGGCCCGCCAGAACATCAGACACTACCTGTCAGAGCTGCAGGCCCAGGAGGCCCGGCGAAccacaggggaggaggagaagaccaATGGgccggaagaggagaggaaggaggagaaggcaaacagacaggaggagaggaaggaaggcgTGTCACACTCAGgcgaacaaacacacaaacagaaKGAAAGAGAGCACAGCAGGGCTGAGAATGGAAATGTCGAAAAGCAGGTGAGAAGCGACTGTGTCTCAGTGGAGGCAGCGGATGGTGTGGCGTTGTCGCGTCGCGCAGAGAGAAGAGATCAGGAGAGTGRGGCTGAGGAGAAAGACTCTGGAGCGCCTGCTGTTGAACTGGGGACAAGCTCCTTCCCTGTCTCCTTGCATATCTCCAGGGGGCCCATAGCAGCACCCCCACTCCCCAAAACACCCACCATGCCTCCCGGCGACTTCCCCTCCAATGTCTCTTTTATCAAGGTAAGCGTGCGTGCACTTCAGCCTTTGTTTCTTTCCATTTAGTAATCGTTATTCATTATATTAARGATGAAATGAACAATACTGTGTTGCCTCTACTTCTGCTTGACCCTCAGAGAGAAATATCACACCCTGTTCAGAACTCATCCCcttgccctccctctcctcctcagggGAACTATGTCCTGGAGAGTGATGTTCTGTTGCTGACCCAGCGGCCAGAGTATGACGTCATCCTGTGCTTCAGCGTTACCAAGTGGGTYCACCTGAACTGGGGAGACGGTGGCCTGAAGCGCCTCTTCCACAGAGTGTTCAGGCACCTGCGTCCTGGAGGCATGTTCATCCTGG
Coding sequences within it:
- the LOC111950607 gene encoding 7SK snRNA methylphosphate capping enzyme, which codes for MIKMSVEKETVPTRSTKVDPAPPLPPQKLSECIGSCNNTTKVPEVTLANPDSTDGASTCPMPDSGAQTKHSRSADPNDQTESVGKEAMVTEQHLNPKNGLQQPKQQQQKLSKRRSTMNAGFKHPAGKRRRRANSESDSVLPTNFLLGGNIFDPLNLNSLLDEDVNRALNAETPRSSPLPAKNRDPVEILIPRDITDPLNLNSRMGGRGLLVSPFKSGGRRRHRNRHHGGGGGGXSVSGLDQSDSERSGEVTNTTASSLSNLASASAASASVFEAPSVPAILDPCGGDGNEINPSNSRDEATLTVSAPQAQPRAPEDSSAATSGGSNQLTSRPRKRRRNSSKTDPPMAQSTPMSRSGTEEKGRGAGPGRNAQSSFQTPVVGXRGSSQQQQPHNQHKRQQHQGNKKKFQYGNYNKYYGYRNPGCSEDPRFRCLRPEWFQGKAVLDLGCNTGHLTLCIAKKLRPARILGLDIDGGLVHAARQNIRHYLSELQAQEARRTTGEEEKTNGPEEERKEEKANRQEERKEGVSHSGEQTHKQXEREHSRAENGNVEKQVRSDCVSVEAADGVALSRRAERRDQESXAEEKDSGAPAVELGTSSFPVSLHISRGPIAAPPLPKTPTMPPGDFPSNVSFIKGNYVLESDVLLLTQRPEYDVILCFSVTKWVHLNWGDGGLKRLFHRVFRHLRPGGMFILEPQPWITYGKRKKLTDSIFRNYHSIRLKPEQFSTYLTSEVGFSSYELIGTPNSSSRGFQRPIYLFHKGT